One region of Rhodophyticola sp. CCM32 genomic DNA includes:
- the gltB gene encoding glutamate synthase large subunit, which yields MSEYGTDWAAAEQAKREWMAENSLYSEADEHASCGVGLVVSIDGTPSRQVVENGINALKAVWHRGAVDADGKTGDGAGIHVQIPVQFFCDQVRRTGHEPDLSRFMAVGQVFLPRNDFGAQETCRTIVESEVLRMGYYIYGWRHVPVDVSVLGDKANATRPEIEQIIISNTKDVDEETFERELYVIRRRIEKAAITAGVGQLYVCSLSCRSIIYKGMMLAQDVAEFYPDLKDERFESAFAIYHQRYSTNTFPQWWLAQPFRMLAHNGEINTLKGNINWMKSHEIRLSSSYFGEMAEDIKPIVPQGSSDSAALDSVFEVLVRAGRNAPMAKTMLVPEAWSQTATELPQAWHDMYSYCNSVMEPWDGPAALAMTDGRWVCAGLDRSGLRPMRYVVTGDGLMIAGSEAGMVPVDEASVVEKGALGPGQMIAVDMAEQTLFHDREIKDALSAARPFGNWVSKITDLAAETDGVSETALFSGAELRKRQIAAGYSIEELEQILAPMAEDAKESLASMGDDTPSAVLSAQYRPLSHFFRQNFSQVTNPPIDSLREYRVMSLKTRFGNLKNVLDEDSSQTEILVLDSPFVGNAQFKTMLAQFGDSVVTIDCSFPADGGQGALREGLHRIRAEAEDAVRSGAGHIVLTDRFQGDTQVAMPMILATSAVHSWLTRHGLRTFCSLNIRSAECIDPHYFAVLVGCGATTVNAYLAQDSLADRIDRGLLDCTLTEAVARYRNAIDQGLLKIMAKMGISVISSYRGGLNFEAVGLSRAMVAEYFPGMISRISGIGVSGLQKKVEEVHIRGWRGGQDVLPIGGFYKARRSGEKHAWEAQTMHMLQAACDRASYELWKQYSQAMQNNPPIHLRDLLDIKPLGEPVPIEEVESITSIRKRFVTPGMSLGALSPEAHKTLNVAMNRIGAKSDSGEGGEDPAHFVPEPNGDNPSAKIKQVASGRFGVTAEYLNHCEELEIKVAQGAKPGEGGQLPGMKVTELIARLRHSTPGVMLISPPPHHDIYSIEDLAQLIYDLKQINPRARVTVKLVASSGVGTIAAGVAKAKADVILISGHNGGTGASPATSIKYAGLPWEMGLTEAHQVLAMNKLRDRITLRTDGGLRTGRDIVMAAMMGAEEYGIGTAALISMGCIMVRQCQSNTCPVGVCTQDESLRGKFTGSADKVVNLITFYAQEVRELLASIGARSLDDVIGRADLLTQVSRGSAHLDDLDLNPLLITVDGADQIVYDRNKPRNSVPDTLDSQIVADAARFLKDGEKMQLSYAVQNTLRTIGTRTSSHIVQAFGMRNTLQPDHLTVMLEGSAGQSLGAFAAPGLKLSVSGDANDYVGKGLSGGIVVVKPPQVSPLKADENTIIGNTVLYGATDGYLFAAGRAGERFAVRNSGARAVIEGCGSNGCEYMTGGVAVILGSIGANFGAGMTGGMAYLYDPDGQALTNMNLETLVTCPVNMDHWEAELKTLIAQHAEETGSRKALDILQHWALERGNFLQVCPKEMLDKLSHPLGIEETAVPAE from the coding sequence ATGAGTGAATATGGAACAGACTGGGCCGCGGCAGAGCAGGCAAAGCGTGAGTGGATGGCCGAAAACAGCCTCTATTCCGAGGCGGATGAACATGCCTCCTGCGGTGTGGGGCTGGTTGTGTCCATCGACGGAACGCCCTCGCGGCAGGTTGTGGAAAACGGGATCAACGCGCTGAAAGCGGTCTGGCATCGCGGCGCTGTGGATGCGGATGGCAAGACCGGGGATGGCGCGGGTATCCATGTGCAGATCCCCGTGCAGTTCTTCTGTGATCAGGTGCGCCGCACCGGGCATGAGCCCGATCTGAGCCGGTTCATGGCCGTGGGGCAGGTGTTTCTGCCCCGCAATGATTTTGGCGCGCAGGAAACCTGCCGGACGATCGTGGAATCCGAGGTTCTGCGCATGGGCTATTACATCTATGGCTGGCGCCATGTGCCGGTGGATGTCTCGGTTCTGGGCGACAAGGCAAATGCCACAAGGCCCGAGATTGAACAGATCATCATCTCGAACACCAAGGATGTGGATGAAGAAACGTTTGAGCGGGAGCTTTACGTCATCCGCCGCCGGATCGAAAAGGCGGCGATCACGGCGGGTGTCGGGCAGCTTTATGTCTGTTCGCTCAGCTGCCGGTCGATCATCTACAAAGGCATGATGCTGGCCCAGGATGTGGCCGAGTTCTACCCGGATCTGAAAGATGAGCGGTTTGAGAGCGCCTTTGCGATCTATCATCAGCGTTATTCCACCAACACCTTTCCGCAATGGTGGCTGGCACAGCCGTTTCGGATGCTGGCCCATAACGGTGAGATCAACACGCTGAAGGGCAATATCAACTGGATGAAAAGCCATGAGATACGGCTGTCTTCCAGCTATTTCGGCGAGATGGCCGAAGATATCAAACCGATCGTGCCGCAGGGGTCGAGCGATTCGGCGGCACTGGATTCGGTGTTCGAGGTGCTGGTGCGCGCCGGGCGGAATGCGCCCATGGCCAAGACCATGCTGGTGCCCGAGGCCTGGTCACAGACCGCGACGGAACTGCCGCAGGCCTGGCATGACATGTATTCCTACTGCAATTCGGTGATGGAACCCTGGGATGGGCCCGCCGCCCTGGCGATGACCGACGGGCGCTGGGTCTGTGCCGGTCTGGACCGGAGCGGTTTGCGGCCGATGCGCTATGTGGTGACCGGTGACGGGCTGATGATTGCGGGTTCCGAGGCCGGAATGGTGCCGGTGGATGAGGCCAGCGTGGTGGAAAAAGGTGCGCTGGGGCCGGGGCAGATGATTGCGGTCGACATGGCCGAACAGACCCTGTTTCACGACCGCGAGATCAAGGATGCCCTGTCCGCTGCCCGGCCTTTTGGCAACTGGGTCAGCAAGATCACCGATCTGGCGGCTGAAACCGACGGGGTGAGCGAGACCGCGCTGTTCAGCGGTGCGGAGCTGCGCAAAAGGCAGATCGCGGCGGGCTATTCGATTGAGGAACTGGAGCAGATTCTGGCGCCCATGGCCGAGGATGCCAAGGAATCGCTGGCCAGCATGGGCGATGATACGCCCTCGGCCGTTTTGTCGGCGCAGTATCGCCCCCTGTCCCATTTCTTCCGGCAGAATTTCAGCCAGGTCACGAACCCGCCAATTGACAGCCTGCGCGAATATCGGGTGATGAGCCTGAAAACCCGGTTCGGCAATCTGAAAAACGTGCTGGATGAAGACAGCAGCCAGACCGAAATTCTGGTATTGGACAGCCCGTTTGTCGGCAACGCCCAGTTCAAGACGATGCTGGCGCAGTTTGGCGACAGCGTGGTGACCATTGATTGCAGCTTTCCCGCCGATGGCGGTCAGGGGGCGTTGCGCGAAGGGTTGCATCGGATCCGGGCAGAGGCAGAGGATGCGGTGCGCTCGGGCGCGGGGCATATCGTGCTGACCGACCGGTTTCAGGGCGACACCCAGGTGGCGATGCCGATGATCCTGGCCACCAGTGCGGTGCATAGCTGGCTGACGCGACATGGGTTGCGGACCTTCTGTTCGCTCAACATACGCTCGGCGGAATGTATCGACCCGCATTATTTCGCGGTTCTTGTGGGCTGTGGCGCGACCACGGTGAATGCCTATCTGGCGCAGGATTCGCTGGCAGACCGGATTGACCGGGGCCTGCTCGACTGCACCCTGACCGAGGCTGTGGCGCGGTATCGCAATGCGATTGACCAGGGCCTGTTGAAGATCATGGCGAAGATGGGGATCAGCGTGATTTCCAGCTATCGCGGCGGTCTGAATTTCGAGGCTGTGGGCCTTTCCCGTGCGATGGTGGCGGAATATTTCCCCGGCATGATTTCCCGGATTTCCGGGATCGGGGTCAGCGGTCTGCAAAAGAAGGTGGAAGAGGTTCATATCCGGGGCTGGCGTGGCGGGCAGGATGTGTTGCCTATCGGTGGGTTCTACAAGGCGCGCCGTTCGGGCGAAAAACATGCCTGGGAAGCGCAGACCATGCATATGTTGCAGGCGGCATGCGACCGGGCAAGTTATGAGCTTTGGAAGCAGTACAGCCAGGCGATGCAGAACAACCCGCCGATCCATCTGCGCGATCTTTTGGATATCAAACCTCTGGGGGAACCGGTGCCGATTGAAGAGGTGGAAAGCATCACCTCGATCCGCAAACGCTTTGTGACGCCGGGCATGTCGCTGGGCGCGCTCAGCCCCGAGGCGCATAAGACACTGAATGTGGCGATGAACCGGATCGGGGCGAAATCCGACAGTGGCGAGGGTGGCGAAGACCCGGCCCATTTCGTGCCGGAACCCAATGGCGACAACCCGTCGGCCAAGATCAAGCAGGTGGCCTCGGGCCGGTTCGGGGTGACCGCCGAATACCTGAACCATTGTGAAGAGCTTGAGATCAAGGTCGCGCAGGGGGCCAAGCCCGGCGAAGGCGGGCAGTTGCCCGGTATGAAAGTGACCGAGCTGATCGCCCGGCTGCGCCATTCGACGCCGGGGGTCATGCTGATCTCTCCACCGCCGCATCACGATATCTATTCAATCGAGGATCTGGCGCAGCTGATCTATGATCTCAAACAGATCAACCCGCGCGCCAGGGTGACGGTGAAACTGGTGGCGTCATCCGGTGTCGGCACGATTGCCGCCGGTGTGGCCAAGGCCAAGGCCGATGTGATCCTGATCTCGGGCCATAATGGCGGCACCGGAGCCTCGCCTGCGACCTCGATCAAATATGCGGGTCTGCCCTGGGAAATGGGCCTGACCGAGGCGCATCAGGTTCTGGCGATGAACAAGCTCAGGGACCGGATCACGCTCAGGACCGATGGCGGGCTGCGCACCGGGCGTGACATTGTCATGGCCGCGATGATGGGGGCCGAGGAATATGGCATCGGCACCGCCGCGCTGATTTCCATGGGCTGTATCATGGTGCGGCAATGCCAGTCGAACACCTGCCCGGTGGGGGTCTGCACGCAGGATGAGAGCCTGCGCGGGAAATTCACCGGCAGCGCCGACAAGGTGGTGAACCTGATCACCTTCTATGCGCAGGAAGTGCGGGAGCTGCTGGCCTCGATCGGGGCGCGGTCTCTGGATGATGTGATCGGCCGGGCGGATCTGCTGACCCAGGTCAGCCGTGGCTCGGCGCATCTGGATGATCTTGACCTGAACCCGCTTCTGATCACCGTCGATGGCGCGGATCAGATTGTCTATGATCGCAACAAACCGCGCAATTCGGTGCCTGATACGCTGGATTCGCAGATCGTGGCCGATGCGGCGCGGTTCCTGAAAGATGGTGAGAAAATGCAGCTGAGCTATGCTGTGCAGAACACGCTGCGCACCATCGGCACACGGACAAGCAGCCATATCGTGCAGGCTTTCGGGATGCGCAACACGTTGCAGCCCGATCATCTGACCGTGATGCTGGAAGGCTCTGCCGGGCAATCCCTGGGCGCGTTCGCGGCACCGGGGCTGAAACTGTCGGTGTCGGGCGATGCCAATGACTATGTCGGCAAGGGGTTGAGCGGCGGGATCGTGGTGGTGAAACCGCCGCAGGTCAGCCCGCTGAAGGCGGATGAGAATACGATTATCGGCAACACGGTGCTGTATGGCGCGACCGATGGCTATCTGTTTGCCGCCGGGCGCGCAGGCGAACGGTTTGCGGTCCGCAATTCAGGCGCAAGGGCGGTGATCGAGGGCTGCGGATCGAATGGCTGTGAGTATATGACCGGCGGGGTTGCTGTGATCCTTGGGTCCATCGGTGCGAATTTCGGTGCCGGCATGACCGGGGGGATGGCATATTTATATGACCCGGATGGGCAGGCCCTGACGAATATGAATCTGGAAACCCTGGTGACCTGTCCGGTGAATATGGACCATTGGGAGGCAGAGCTTAAAACCCTGATCGCGCAGCATGCAGAAGAGACCGGCAGCCGGAAGGCGCTGGATATCCTGCAGCACTGGGCGCTGGAGAGGGGGAATTTCCTTCAGGTCTGCCCCAAGGAGATGCTGGATAAGCTGAGCCATCCTCTGGGCATTGAAGAAACGGCGGTTCCGGCGGAGTGA
- a CDS encoding NAD(P)-dependent oxidoreductase, producing MAKQSMLKFVTVDKAMPEKRPPDLRKEDFQEIYRDYAREKAAQQAGRCSQCGVPYCQSHCPLHNNIPDWLRLTAEGRLEEAYDLSQATNSFPEICGRICPQDRLCEGNCVIEQSGHGTVTIGSVEKHITDTAFEMGWVKPIRPLMERSESVGIIGAGPGGLAAADFLRRQGVQVTVYDRYDRAGGLMTYGIPGFKLEKPVVMQRVEQLQQGGVTFVLNCAVGEDMSFADIRAEHDFVVIATGVYKSRALQAPGVGAKGLVRAIDYLTVSNRKSFGDDVPQFDSGELNAEGKRVVVIGGGDTAMDCVRTAVRQGATSVKCLYRRDRANMPGSQREVANAEEEGVEFVWLSAPKGFRGDSIEGVMVQKMRLGQPDATGRQSPEIIEGADYVEDADLVIMALGFEPEDLPALWDTPELEVTRWGTVKADFRTHETALDGVYAVGDIVRGASLVVWAIRDGREAAEAILTKLSAPVSVAAE from the coding sequence GTGGCCAAGCAATCTATGCTGAAATTCGTGACTGTAGACAAGGCGATGCCCGAAAAGCGCCCGCCGGATCTGCGCAAAGAGGATTTTCAGGAGATTTACAGGGATTACGCGCGTGAAAAGGCGGCGCAGCAGGCCGGGCGTTGCAGCCAGTGTGGCGTGCCCTATTGCCAGTCCCATTGCCCGTTGCACAACAACATCCCCGACTGGCTGCGCCTGACTGCCGAAGGGCGTCTGGAAGAGGCGTATGACCTGTCTCAGGCCACCAACAGCTTTCCTGAAATCTGTGGTCGGATCTGCCCGCAGGACCGGCTTTGCGAAGGCAATTGCGTGATCGAACAATCGGGGCATGGCACGGTCACCATTGGCTCGGTCGAGAAACATATCACCGACACCGCGTTTGAAATGGGCTGGGTCAAGCCGATCCGGCCATTGATGGAACGGTCTGAAAGTGTGGGCATCATCGGTGCCGGGCCGGGCGGGCTGGCCGCTGCGGATTTCCTGCGCCGTCAGGGTGTGCAGGTCACGGTCTATGACCGGTATGACCGCGCGGGCGGCTTGATGACCTATGGCATTCCCGGTTTCAAACTTGAGAAACCCGTGGTGATGCAACGGGTTGAACAGTTGCAGCAGGGCGGTGTGACATTCGTTCTGAACTGTGCCGTGGGCGAGGATATGTCATTCGCCGATATCCGCGCCGAACATGATTTTGTCGTCATTGCCACAGGGGTCTATAAATCGCGGGCCTTGCAGGCGCCGGGTGTGGGCGCGAAAGGTCTGGTGCGGGCGATTGATTATCTGACCGTCTCGAACCGCAAAAGCTTTGGCGATGATGTGCCGCAATTCGACAGTGGCGAGTTGAACGCCGAAGGCAAACGGGTGGTTGTGATCGGCGGCGGCGATACCGCGATGGATTGCGTGCGCACCGCCGTGCGGCAGGGCGCCACAAGCGTCAAATGCCTTTACCGGCGCGACCGGGCGAATATGCCCGGCAGCCAGCGCGAAGTGGCCAATGCCGAGGAAGAAGGTGTTGAATTTGTCTGGCTGAGCGCGCCCAAGGGCTTCAGGGGCGACAGTATCGAAGGCGTCATGGTGCAGAAGATGCGCCTGGGCCAGCCCGATGCGACCGGACGGCAAAGCCCCGAGATCATCGAGGGCGCGGATTATGTGGAAGATGCCGATCTGGTGATCATGGCGCTGGGGTTTGAACCTGAAGATCTGCCCGCACTGTGGGATACGCCCGAGCTGGAGGTGACCCGCTGGGGCACGGTGAAGGCCGATTTCCGCACCCATGAAACGGCCCTTGATGGGGTCTATGCGGTGGGGGATATCGTGCGCGGTGCCAGCCTTGTTGTCTGGGCGATCCGCGACGGGCGCGAGGCGGCCGAGGCGATTTTGACGAAGCTGTCGGCGCCTGTAAGCGTTGCCGCAGAATGA
- a CDS encoding undecaprenyl-diphosphate phosphatase yields the protein MSLFHLFLVALIQGLTEFLPVSSSGHLILLPNLTGMEDQGQVIDVASHLGTLGAVVLYFWSDMREAAIGSLRLIRGKLDTRGAFLALCLAIGTVPVIIFGLILNLTGWDGLLRSPAVIGWTMLIFGVALYWADQKGPETRKTEDWTLKHALIMGLWQAVALIPGTSRSGITITAGRYLGYGRESAARLAMLMSAPTIMASGALLGIEVMATADAQAARDGAIVAVFAFLAALAALTLMMRLLRSVSFTPYVIYRVILGVILLVIAYS from the coding sequence ATGAGTCTTTTTCATCTTTTCCTTGTCGCCCTGATCCAGGGTTTGACCGAATTTCTGCCTGTCTCTTCCTCCGGGCATCTGATCTTGCTGCCGAATCTGACGGGTATGGAGGATCAGGGTCAGGTGATCGACGTGGCCAGTCATCTGGGCACGCTTGGCGCGGTCGTTCTGTATTTCTGGTCCGATATGCGTGAGGCCGCCATTGGCTCGCTCCGCCTGATCCGCGGCAAGCTTGATACCCGCGGCGCGTTTCTGGCCCTGTGTCTGGCGATCGGCACCGTTCCGGTCATCATTTTCGGCCTGATCCTGAACCTCACCGGCTGGGATGGCCTGCTGCGCTCGCCGGCTGTGATCGGCTGGACCATGCTGATCTTTGGTGTTGCCCTCTATTGGGCCGACCAGAAAGGCCCCGAGACCCGGAAGACCGAAGACTGGACCCTGAAACATGCCCTGATCATGGGACTTTGGCAGGCGGTTGCCCTGATCCCGGGCACCTCACGTTCGGGCATCACCATCACGGCCGGGCGGTATCTGGGTTATGGCCGGGAAAGTGCGGCGCGGCTGGCCATGCTGATGTCGGCCCCGACCATTATGGCCTCTGGCGCACTGCTGGGTATCGAGGTTATGGCAACCGCCGATGCACAGGCCGCCCGTGACGGGGCCATTGTTGCCGTCTTCGCCTTTCTGGCAGCGCTGGCCGCCCTGACACTTATGATGCGCCTGCTGCGCAGTGTCAGTTTCACGCCTTACGTGATCTACCGGGTGATCCTTGGCGTGATCCTGCTGGTCATCGCCTACAGCTAA
- a CDS encoding complex I NDUFA9 subunit family protein translates to MSKLVTIFGGSGFVGRYVARRMAKQGWRVRVAVRRPNEALFVRPYGVVGQVEPVLANLRDDASVAAAIKGADAVVNCVGILSERGRNRFDAVQVDGAGRVARLAAAEGVAQLVHLSAIGASADSLSDYARTKAEGEAAVLEAFPNAVILRPSIIFGTEDQFFNRFAGMTRFGPILPVVGADTMFQPVYVDDVAAAASAGALGDAAPGVYELGGPDVETFRALMQRMLQVIRRRRLIINVPFWIAGMMGWGLDLVQTLSGGLLHNGMLTRDQARQLRQDNVVAPGMRGFADLAITPMHMGAVLDEYLWPYRPGGQYAEIKESAGNLRV, encoded by the coding sequence ATGTCGAAACTCGTCACCATCTTCGGCGGTTCTGGCTTTGTGGGCCGCTATGTGGCGCGCCGGATGGCAAAACAGGGCTGGCGCGTGCGGGTCGCCGTGCGGCGCCCGAATGAGGCGCTGTTCGTGCGCCCTTACGGTGTGGTCGGTCAGGTCGAACCGGTGCTGGCAAATCTGCGCGATGATGCTTCGGTTGCCGCCGCGATCAAGGGTGCGGATGCGGTGGTCAACTGCGTTGGCATCCTGTCCGAACGGGGCCGGAACAGATTTGATGCCGTGCAGGTGGACGGGGCGGGCCGGGTTGCCCGGCTGGCCGCCGCAGAAGGGGTGGCGCAACTGGTGCATCTTTCGGCCATCGGGGCATCCGCCGACAGTCTCAGCGATTATGCCCGGACCAAGGCCGAGGGTGAGGCGGCGGTGCTTGAGGCGTTTCCGAATGCCGTCATCCTGCGCCCGTCGATCATTTTCGGAACCGAGGATCAGTTCTTCAACCGTTTCGCCGGGATGACCCGCTTTGGCCCGATCCTGCCGGTCGTGGGCGCCGATACGATGTTTCAGCCGGTCTATGTGGATGATGTTGCCGCTGCGGCCAGTGCCGGGGCGCTGGGCGATGCCGCACCGGGTGTCTATGAGCTTGGCGGCCCGGATGTAGAGACATTCCGCGCCCTGATGCAGCGTATGCTTCAGGTGATCCGCCGCCGCCGTTTGATCATCAATGTGCCATTCTGGATTGCCGGCATGATGGGCTGGGGTCTTGACCTGGTGCAGACCCTGTCGGGCGGATTGCTCCATAACGGGATGCTGACCCGGGATCAGGCGCGCCAGTTGCGGCAGGATAATGTGGTGGCCCCCGGGATGCGCGGCTTTGCCGATCTGGCGATCACCCCGATGCATATGGGCGCGGTGCTGGATGAGTATCTGTGGCCCTATCGCCCGGGCGGGCAATATGCCGAGATCAAGGAAAGCGCGGGCAATCTGCGGGTTTAG
- a CDS encoding autotransporter assembly complex protein TamA, producing MGLARCRAFFLSIALIVAGVAGAEVRFDMGDGSDDLRDALRAASLLVTTDADDTATVQDRVAAARADYGRLLAVLYEYGYFGPTLSIRINGAEAANLSPFSPPARVTEMDIRVTPGRGFRLGRAEIGPLAPGTELPEGFRPGAPANTPILRHSAEAAITGWRSVGHATADIAGQTITARQDEAVLDADITVAPGRLIRFGDLIPQGQQRTRPERIVEIAGLPRGAVFDPDTLENAAQRLRRTGTFRSVALEERTPDADAIMDIGATLVEAPLRRIGFGAEISSSDGITLSSYWLHRNLLGGAERLRFDAEISGIGGDTGGTDWELAGVFSRPATFRPDTTMIFDVRLAGLDETTFRETLFETSLGFERIVSDELTVELGIGLRASDISDAFGDRDVLLATFPARATYDRRDNPLDARAGYFAELDLTPFVVLDGAGNGLGLRATLDARGYLGIGAENRTRLAGRLQLGTIDGGAFTDLPPEFLFFSGGGDTVRGQPYQSLGALQGGISSGGRGFAGLSAEIRTDITDTYGLVAFADGGYISAGSLGDTDGDWHAGAGLGLRYNTALGPIRLDVATPVTGDDAGNRVLFYIGIGHAF from the coding sequence ATGGGCTTGGCCCGCTGCCGCGCATTTTTCTTGTCGATCGCCCTGATTGTCGCCGGTGTCGCCGGTGCCGAGGTTCGTTTTGACATGGGCGACGGGTCTGATGATCTGCGCGATGCGTTGCGCGCCGCATCTTTGCTGGTCACGACCGATGCGGATGACACCGCCACGGTTCAGGACCGGGTCGCCGCCGCCCGGGCGGATTATGGCCGCCTGTTGGCCGTGCTTTATGAATACGGGTATTTCGGCCCGACGCTCAGCATCCGGATCAATGGCGCCGAGGCGGCCAACCTGTCGCCATTCTCTCCGCCTGCGCGCGTCACGGAGATGGACATCCGGGTCACGCCCGGGCGCGGGTTTCGCCTTGGAAGGGCAGAGATCGGCCCGCTGGCCCCGGGCACGGAATTGCCCGAGGGCTTTCGCCCGGGCGCACCCGCAAATACACCCATATTGCGCCACAGTGCCGAGGCCGCGATCACCGGCTGGCGGTCCGTAGGCCATGCCACCGCCGATATCGCCGGTCAGACCATCACCGCGCGGCAGGATGAGGCTGTTCTGGATGCGGATATCACCGTCGCGCCCGGCCGTCTGATCCGGTTCGGGGATCTGATCCCCCAGGGCCAGCAACGCACCCGGCCCGAGCGTATTGTCGAGATCGCGGGCCTGCCCCGGGGCGCGGTTTTCGACCCCGACACGCTGGAAAACGCGGCGCAAAGGCTGCGCCGCACCGGCACATTCCGTTCAGTCGCGCTGGAAGAACGCACACCTGATGCCGATGCGATCATGGATATCGGCGCGACACTGGTCGAAGCCCCGCTCAGACGGATTGGCTTTGGCGCTGAAATCTCATCTTCCGACGGCATAACGCTCAGCTCTTACTGGCTGCATCGCAATCTGTTGGGCGGGGCCGAACGGCTGCGGTTTGATGCCGAGATTTCCGGGATCGGCGGCGATACAGGCGGCACGGACTGGGAACTTGCCGGTGTGTTCAGCCGCCCGGCAACCTTCCGGCCTGACACCACAATGATCTTCGATGTCAGACTTGCGGGTCTTGATGAAACGACGTTTCGGGAAACCCTGTTTGAGACCAGCCTGGGCTTTGAGCGCATCGTGTCAGACGAGCTGACCGTTGAACTGGGCATCGGGTTGCGTGCCTCTGATATCAGCGATGCCTTTGGCGATCGCGATGTTCTGCTGGCCACCTTTCCGGCCCGGGCCACCTATGACCGGCGCGACAACCCGCTGGATGCCCGCGCGGGCTATTTCGCCGAACTGGACCTGACACCATTTGTGGTGCTGGACGGGGCCGGGAACGGGCTGGGCCTGCGCGCGACACTGGATGCCCGTGGCTATCTGGGGATCGGGGCGGAAAACCGGACCCGCCTTGCAGGGCGGCTGCAACTGGGCACAATTGACGGTGGCGCGTTCACCGATCTGCCGCCGGAATTTCTGTTTTTCTCGGGCGGGGGGGACACCGTGCGCGGCCAACCCTACCAGTCTCTGGGTGCGCTACAGGGCGGGATCAGCAGCGGCGGGCGCGGGTTTGCGGGCCTCTCTGCCGAGATCCGCACCGATATCACCGACACCTATGGGCTCGTCGCCTTTGCCGATGGCGGCTATATCTCTGCCGGGTCGCTTGGCGATACGGATGGAGACTGGCACGCAGGGGCAGGTCTGGGCCTGCGCTATAACACCGCCCTCGGGCCGATCCGGCTGGACGTCGCCACACCGGTAACCGGCGATGATGCCGGAAACCGGGTGTTGTTTTACATCGGCATCGGACACGCGTTTTGA